One genomic window of Mustela erminea isolate mMusErm1 chromosome 13, mMusErm1.Pri, whole genome shotgun sequence includes the following:
- the AQP4 gene encoding aquaporin-4 isoform X1 — protein sequence MSGRPAARQWGKCGPLCRRENIMVAFRGVWTQAFWKAVTAEFLAMLIFVLLSLGSTINWGGTEKPLPVDMVLISLCFGLSIATMVQCFGHISGGHINPAVTVAMVCTRKISIAKSVFYVTAQCLGAIIGAGILYLVTPSSVVGGLGVTTVHGNLTAGHGLLVELIITFQLVFTIFASCDSKRTDVTGSVALAIGFSVAIGHLFAINYTGASMNPARSFGPAVIMGNWENHWIYWVGPIIGAVLAGGLYEYVFCPDVELKRRLKEAFSKAAQQTKGSYMEVEDNRSQVETDDLILKPGVVHAIDIDRGEEKKGKDPSGEVLSSV from the exons ATGAGTGGCAGACCCGCAGCAAGGCAGTGGGG taagtGTGGACCATTGTGTAGAAGAGAGAACATCATGGTGGCCTTCAGAGGGGTCTGGACTCAAGCTTTCTGGAAGGCCGTCACAGCAGAATTTCTGGCTATGCTCATCTTTGTTCTCCTCAGCCTGGGATCCACCATCAACTGGGGGGGGACAGAAAAACCCCTACCCGTCGACATGGTTCTCATCTCCCTTTGCTTCGGACTCAGCATTGCAACTATGGTACAGTGCTTTGGCCACATCAGCGGTGGCCACATCAACCCCGCTGTGACAGTGGCCATGGTGTGCACTAGGAAGATCAGCATCGCCAAGTCTGTCTTCTACGTCACAGCCCAGTGCCTGGGTGCCATCATCGGAGCCGGGATTCTCTACCTCGTCACACCTTCCAGTgtggtggggggcttgggggtcaCCACG gttCATGGAAATCTTACCGCTGGTCACGGTCTCCTGGTGGAGTTGATCATCACATTTCAGTTGGTGTTTACTATTTTTGCCAGCTGTGATTCCAAACGGACTGATGTCACTGGTTCAGTAGCTTTAGCAATTGGATTTTCTGTTGCAATTGGACATTTATTTGCA aTCAATTACACCGGTGCCAGCATGAACCCCGCCCGATCTTTTGGACCTGCAGTTATCATGGGAAATTGGGAAAACCACTGG ATATATTGGGTTGGACCGATAATAGGAGCTGTCCTCGCTGGTGGCCTTTACGAGTACGTCTTCTGTCCAGATGTTGAACTCAAACGTCGTTTGAAAGAAGCCTTCAGCAAAGCTGCCCAGCAAACGAAGGGGAGCTACATGGAGGTGGAGGACAATAGGAGTCAGGTAGAGACTGACGACCTGATCCTCAAACCCGGCGTGGTGCATGCGATTGACATTGACCGGGGcgaggagaagaaggggaaagaccCGTCGGGCGAGGTGCTGTCTTCCGTATGA
- the AQP4 gene encoding aquaporin-4 isoform X3 has translation MSGRPAARQWGKCGPLCRRENIMVAFRGVWTQAFWKAVTAEFLAMLIFVLLSLGSTINWGGTEKPLPVDMVLISLCFGLSIATMVQCFGHISGGHINPAVTVAMVCTRKISIAKSVFYVTAQCLGAIIGAGILYLVTPSSVVGGLGVTTVHGNLTAGHGLLVELIITFQLVFTIFASCDSKRTDVTGSVALAIGFSVAIGHLFAINYTGASMNPARSFGPAVIMGNWENHWIYWVGPIIGAVLAGGLYEYVFCPDVELKRRLKEAFSKAAQQTKGSYMEVEDNRSQV, from the exons ATGAGTGGCAGACCCGCAGCAAGGCAGTGGGG taagtGTGGACCATTGTGTAGAAGAGAGAACATCATGGTGGCCTTCAGAGGGGTCTGGACTCAAGCTTTCTGGAAGGCCGTCACAGCAGAATTTCTGGCTATGCTCATCTTTGTTCTCCTCAGCCTGGGATCCACCATCAACTGGGGGGGGACAGAAAAACCCCTACCCGTCGACATGGTTCTCATCTCCCTTTGCTTCGGACTCAGCATTGCAACTATGGTACAGTGCTTTGGCCACATCAGCGGTGGCCACATCAACCCCGCTGTGACAGTGGCCATGGTGTGCACTAGGAAGATCAGCATCGCCAAGTCTGTCTTCTACGTCACAGCCCAGTGCCTGGGTGCCATCATCGGAGCCGGGATTCTCTACCTCGTCACACCTTCCAGTgtggtggggggcttgggggtcaCCACG gttCATGGAAATCTTACCGCTGGTCACGGTCTCCTGGTGGAGTTGATCATCACATTTCAGTTGGTGTTTACTATTTTTGCCAGCTGTGATTCCAAACGGACTGATGTCACTGGTTCAGTAGCTTTAGCAATTGGATTTTCTGTTGCAATTGGACATTTATTTGCA aTCAATTACACCGGTGCCAGCATGAACCCCGCCCGATCTTTTGGACCTGCAGTTATCATGGGAAATTGGGAAAACCACTGG ATATATTGGGTTGGACCGATAATAGGAGCTGTCCTCGCTGGTGGCCTTTACGAGTACGTCTTCTGTCCAGATGTTGAACTCAAACGTCGTTTGAAAGAAGCCTTCAGCAAAGCTGCCCAGCAAACGAAGGGGAGCTACATGGAGGTGGAGGACAATAGGAGTCAG GTTTAA
- the AQP4 gene encoding aquaporin-4 isoform X2 has protein sequence MVAFRGVWTQAFWKAVTAEFLAMLIFVLLSLGSTINWGGTEKPLPVDMVLISLCFGLSIATMVQCFGHISGGHINPAVTVAMVCTRKISIAKSVFYVTAQCLGAIIGAGILYLVTPSSVVGGLGVTTVHGNLTAGHGLLVELIITFQLVFTIFASCDSKRTDVTGSVALAIGFSVAIGHLFAINYTGASMNPARSFGPAVIMGNWENHWIYWVGPIIGAVLAGGLYEYVFCPDVELKRRLKEAFSKAAQQTKGSYMEVEDNRSQVETDDLILKPGVVHAIDIDRGEEKKGKDPSGEVLSSV, from the exons ATGGTGGCCTTCAGAGGGGTCTGGACTCAAGCTTTCTGGAAGGCCGTCACAGCAGAATTTCTGGCTATGCTCATCTTTGTTCTCCTCAGCCTGGGATCCACCATCAACTGGGGGGGGACAGAAAAACCCCTACCCGTCGACATGGTTCTCATCTCCCTTTGCTTCGGACTCAGCATTGCAACTATGGTACAGTGCTTTGGCCACATCAGCGGTGGCCACATCAACCCCGCTGTGACAGTGGCCATGGTGTGCACTAGGAAGATCAGCATCGCCAAGTCTGTCTTCTACGTCACAGCCCAGTGCCTGGGTGCCATCATCGGAGCCGGGATTCTCTACCTCGTCACACCTTCCAGTgtggtggggggcttgggggtcaCCACG gttCATGGAAATCTTACCGCTGGTCACGGTCTCCTGGTGGAGTTGATCATCACATTTCAGTTGGTGTTTACTATTTTTGCCAGCTGTGATTCCAAACGGACTGATGTCACTGGTTCAGTAGCTTTAGCAATTGGATTTTCTGTTGCAATTGGACATTTATTTGCA aTCAATTACACCGGTGCCAGCATGAACCCCGCCCGATCTTTTGGACCTGCAGTTATCATGGGAAATTGGGAAAACCACTGG ATATATTGGGTTGGACCGATAATAGGAGCTGTCCTCGCTGGTGGCCTTTACGAGTACGTCTTCTGTCCAGATGTTGAACTCAAACGTCGTTTGAAAGAAGCCTTCAGCAAAGCTGCCCAGCAAACGAAGGGGAGCTACATGGAGGTGGAGGACAATAGGAGTCAGGTAGAGACTGACGACCTGATCCTCAAACCCGGCGTGGTGCATGCGATTGACATTGACCGGGGcgaggagaagaaggggaaagaccCGTCGGGCGAGGTGCTGTCTTCCGTATGA